One window of Candidatus Coatesbacteria bacterium genomic DNA carries:
- a CDS encoding glycine C-acetyltransferase, producing the protein MFAGEIEAIKEKGTYKEKRFICSPQDAEITVEYPEGADQEKVLNFCANNYLGLASHPEVVAAAHKGLDERGFGMSSVRFICGTQDIHRKLQNQLTEFLGTEDTLLFPSCMDANAGVFEAVLSSDDVIIADRLIHASLVDGIRLCSAEYDTFKHMNMKHLRKKLELHQDKRTRLVVTDGVFSMDGDLFPLDEAVALCEEYDAMILVDDSHASGFIGKTGRGTPEHFDVLGRVDLITTTLGKALGGASGGCVSGRQELIELCRQKARPYLFSNSMAPVIVSASIRVMEMVMESPERRDKLMWNTEYFRKGLEEKGLNIRPGETPIVPVMLYNAKLANDMARDMYAEGIYVIGFSFPVVPNGQARIRTQLSAAHEKEHLDKCIEAFAKVGDKYGILGLDKKGIIEKYGM; encoded by the coding sequence CGATCAGGAGAAAGTGCTCAACTTCTGCGCGAATAACTATCTGGGGTTGGCCAGCCATCCCGAGGTGGTCGCGGCGGCGCACAAGGGATTGGACGAGCGCGGCTTCGGCATGAGCTCGGTGCGCTTCATCTGCGGCACCCAGGACATCCACCGCAAGCTGCAGAACCAGTTGACGGAGTTCCTGGGCACGGAGGATACGCTGCTGTTCCCCTCGTGCATGGACGCCAACGCCGGGGTCTTCGAGGCCGTGCTGAGCTCGGACGACGTGATCATCGCCGACCGGCTGATCCACGCCTCCCTGGTCGACGGTATCCGGCTGTGCAGCGCCGAGTACGACACCTTCAAGCACATGAACATGAAGCACCTGCGCAAGAAGCTGGAGCTGCACCAGGACAAGCGGACCCGACTGGTGGTCACCGACGGCGTGTTCAGTATGGACGGCGACCTCTTCCCCCTCGACGAGGCGGTGGCGCTGTGCGAGGAGTACGACGCGATGATCCTGGTCGATGACTCCCACGCCTCGGGTTTCATAGGTAAGACGGGCCGGGGGACGCCGGAGCATTTCGACGTGCTGGGCCGGGTCGACCTGATCACCACCACACTGGGCAAGGCGCTGGGCGGCGCCTCGGGCGGCTGTGTCTCCGGTCGCCAGGAGCTGATCGAGCTCTGCCGGCAGAAGGCCCGGCCGTATCTGTTCAGTAACTCGATGGCCCCGGTGATCGTCTCGGCCAGCATCCGGGTGATGGAGATGGTGATGGAGAGCCCGGAGCGGCGCGACAAGCTGATGTGGAACACCGAGTACTTCCGCAAGGGTCTCGAGGAGAAGGGGCTCAACATCCGCCCCGGCGAGACGCCCATCGTGCCGGTGATGCTCTACAACGCCAAGCTGGCCAACGACATGGCGCGGGATATGTACGCCGAGGGCATCTACGTCATCGGCTTCAGCTTCCCCGTGGTGCCCAACGGCCAGGCGCGCATCCGCACCCAGCTTTCAGCGGCCCATGAAAAGGAACACCTCGATAAGTGCATCGAGGCCTTCGCCAAGGTGGGCGACAAGTACGGCATCCTCGGCCTGGACAAGAAGGGGATCATCGAGAAATACGGGATGTAG